The region CGCAAGGGCGACTTGATCGCTGCGATCAAGGAGAAGCGTTCAGGCGCTGGCCGCGCCAAGGCAGACGCGACCCAATCAACCACCTCGGCGGGCTCGACTTCACAACGCGAGGGATCGCGCGCCGGTGCTGGTGGTAACGACACTGCTGGCGGCAACGACAGTTCGGGCAGCAACGACAGTTCCGGCACCTCCGGTCGCTCCAACCAGTCTCGCGACGATCGACAAGACCAAGACCGGGATCGCGATGGCAATCAGGGTCAGGGCAACCAGGGCCAGAGCCGCGACCGCAATCAGGGTCAGGGCAACCAGGGCCAGAATCGTGACCGTAACCAGGGTCAGGGCAACCAGGGCCAGAGCCGTGACCGTAACCAGGGTCAGGGCAACCAGGGCCAGAATCGTGACCGTAACCAGGGCCAGAGCAACCAGGGCCAGAATCGCGATGACGACGACCGCGGCGGCCGCAACAACAATCGACGCCGCCGACGGGGCCGTGACAGGTTCCGCGAAGGTGGCTCCGGCCAGGGTCGCCAGCGTCGCGACAGCCTTGAGGACACCGAGGTAACCGAAGACGACGTGCTCTTGCCCGTCGCTGGCATCCTCGACGTGCTCGACAACTACGCCTTTGTGCGGACTTCGGGCTACCTGCCGGGACCCAATGACGTGTATGTCTCGCTGTCGATGGTGCGCAAGCACGGCCTGCGTAAGGGTGACGCCGTCACTGGGTCCGTTCGCCAACCCCGTGAGGGTGAGTCGAAGCAGAAATTCAATCCGCTGGTGCGTATTGAATCTGTCAATGGTGCCGACTCCGAGACTTCCAAGAGTCGCGTGGAATTCGGCAAGTTGACCCCGCTGTACCCGCAGGAGCGCTTGCGCCTGGCGAGCGACAACGAGCCCCACAACATGACGGCTCGGGTCATCGACCTCGTCGCCCCAATCGGTAAGGGTCAGCGCGGGCTCATCGTCTCGCCGCCAAAAGCGGGCAAGACGATGGTGCTGCAGCGCATCGCCAACGCCATCACCGAGAACAACCCCGAGTGCCACTTGATGGTCGTCCTTGTTGACGAGCGTCCGGAGGAAGTCACCGACATGCAGCGCTCGGTTAAGGGCGAGGTCATCGCTTCCACGTTCGACCGACCGGCGGAGGACCACACCATCGTCGCTGAGCTGGCGATCGAGCGAGCCAAGCGCTTGGTCGAACTCGGCCACGATGTCGTCGTGCTCCTTGACTCGATGACCCGGCTCGGCCGCGCCTACAACTTGGCGGCCCCGGCATCCGGGCGAATCCTGTCCGGTGGTGTCGACTCGACCGCGCTGTACCCGCCCAAGAAGTTCTTCGGAGCTGCTCGCAACATCGAAGATGGCGGTTCACTGACGATCCTGGCGACGGCATTGGTGGAGACGGGTTCCCGCATGGACGAGGTCATCTTCGAAGAGTTCAAGGGCACCGGAAACATGGAGCTCAAGCTCGATCGTCGTCTTGCTGACAAGCGGATCTTCCCGGCCGTCGACGTTGACTCCTCGGGTACTCGCAAGGAGGAACTGCTGTTGGCTCCCGACGAGCTCAAGGTGACGTGGAACCTGCGCCGGGTCCTCCACGCGCTCGATTCGCAACAGGCGATCGAACTGCTGCTCAACAAGTTGCGTGAGACCAAGAGCAACTACGAGTTCCTGCTGCAGGTCCAGAAGTCAACGCCATCGGGCCCAATTCAGGATGGCGAGCGGGTCGAGATCTAGCACCCACAGCGGCGGCAGGGCACCGGACGGGGAATACCTGTCCGCTCGCCTGTGTTCCAGTCGTTTGGCCATGACACACTTAGGCAAGCCCCGGTTCACGTCCGCACTTCGGCGGGCGACCCGGGACGTTGAGATTCAGGAGAATTCATGAAGCCGTCAATTCACCCCGAGTACTTCCCTACTCAGGTGACCTGTACCTGTGGCAACACCTTCGTCACGCGTAGCACCGCCAAGAGCGGTTCGATCCACGCCGACGTGTGCAACCAATGCCACCCCTTCTACACCGGCAAGCAGAAGATTCTCGACACCGGCGGCCGTGTTGCCAAGTTCGAGA is a window of Candidatus Nanopelagicales bacterium DNA encoding:
- the rho gene encoding transcription termination factor Rho; this translates as MATDSATTGGSTKTGGLSAMLLPELKKLGGEMGISGASAMRKGDLIAAIKEKRSGAGRAKADATQSTTSAGSTSQREGSRAGAGGNDTAGGNDSSGSNDSSGTSGRSNQSRDDRQDQDRDRDGNQGQGNQGQSRDRNQGQGNQGQNRDRNQGQGNQGQSRDRNQGQGNQGQNRDRNQGQSNQGQNRDDDDRGGRNNNRRRRRGRDRFREGGSGQGRQRRDSLEDTEVTEDDVLLPVAGILDVLDNYAFVRTSGYLPGPNDVYVSLSMVRKHGLRKGDAVTGSVRQPREGESKQKFNPLVRIESVNGADSETSKSRVEFGKLTPLYPQERLRLASDNEPHNMTARVIDLVAPIGKGQRGLIVSPPKAGKTMVLQRIANAITENNPECHLMVVLVDERPEEVTDMQRSVKGEVIASTFDRPAEDHTIVAELAIERAKRLVELGHDVVVLLDSMTRLGRAYNLAAPASGRILSGGVDSTALYPPKKFFGAARNIEDGGSLTILATALVETGSRMDEVIFEEFKGTGNMELKLDRRLADKRIFPAVDVDSSGTRKEELLLAPDELKVTWNLRRVLHALDSQQAIELLLNKLRETKSNYEFLLQVQKSTPSGPIQDGERVEI
- the rpmE gene encoding 50S ribosomal protein L31; protein product: MKPSIHPEYFPTQVTCTCGNTFVTRSTAKSGSIHADVCNQCHPFYTGKQKILDTGGRVAKFEKRFGKAPAAKTEEASVPAEENTDAAKS